A stretch of DNA from Doryrhamphus excisus isolate RoL2022-K1 chromosome 6, RoL_Dexc_1.0, whole genome shotgun sequence:
GGACATGCTGTTAACTGTCAAGCATGTCTTCATATACTTTTGGTTGATTTTTATGTgccaaaacattaaaatgtaaaacacctCTTTTGCACTGCAACAATCATTATACATGCTAATACTCCATGTGGTGCAGTGGTATCAACACTTTACACAACACTTGACTTTTCTAAGGACTTTTggtcaaaataataacaataacacataGCTTACAGTATGGCCCATCATCATCAAactaatgcattcattcattcattttctaccgctttttcctcacgagggtcgcgggggtgctggagcctatcccagctgtcttcgggcgagaggcggggtacaccctggactggtcgccagccaatcacagggcacatatagacaaacaaccattcacactcacattcatacctatggacaatttggagtcgccaattaacctagcatgtttttggaatgtgggaggaaaccggagtacccggagaaaacccaagcatgcacggggagaacatgcaaactccacacagagatggccgagcctTAACATAATGTGTAATGAGGCATTTTCTTTCTGAAAATATTGGTTGAATTAAGGTTTATAAGCCCATGTGTGACTTGGGAgtatattcagttttttgtcCACAATACTAACCTTTACAAGCTGACATCATTCATGCAGCATATGTTTATGAATATGTACTGTTCATTCAAGTGCTGCTTTctgtagcctttttttttttttttttttgcatcccaTCAAATTTGTTCTCATGCATTATTTATTGTCTAAAGTGTCCTCATGTCCATTTAAAGCCTCTTATCCGGATTTCGGCTTTTAGCATCGCTTGACATCATCACTGCAAGGACCAAATTTGTGTAACAAATAcagcattgtgtgtgttttgtgtggtcAGGGCCGTGTACAAAGATGCAGACCTCTACCTGCTAGATGCACCTTTCACACACCTGGACATTGTGACCGAAAAAGAAATCTTTGAGAAGTATGTATCACAACGCTTTGGATGAAAGTACCAaagtacatatactgtagtacataGGCAACTTTTGGGATACATTGTTGTTTCCTCTCAGGTGCGTGTGCAAGCTGATGGCCTCCAAAACGCGCATTGTGGTCACCAGCAAGTTGGAGCACCTCAAAAGGGCTGACAagatcctcctcctccacaacGGTGACTGTTACTTCTACGGAACCTTCTCCGAGCTTCAGGACCAGCGACCCGACTTCAGTTCGCTCCTGCTGGGATTGGAAGCCTACGACAACATCAACGCTGAACGACGCAGCTCCATCCTCACCGAAACCCTTCGCAGGGTCTCCATCGACGAGACAGCCGGCTTCCGAGGCCCTGAGTCCCTGCGGCAGTCCTTCCGCCAACCGCCGCCTCCGTTGATCGTTAATGGATCGCAAGGACACTGCGGAGGCGATAGCTACCCAGAAAAACGTAAGCAGTCCCTCATTCTCAACCCGCTGGCTGCAGCACGCAAGTTCTCCTTCATTGGGAACCCCCAGCAGAACCCAAACGGCACCCAAGCTGCCACCATTGAGGATAGTGTGCGGGATCTGTCCGAGAGGAAGTTCTCCGTGGTACCCGAGGATGACCAAGTGGAGGAGGTGCTCCCCAGAGGGAATATCTACCACCATGGCTTGCCTCATCTGAGCGGGCAGCGCCGGCAGTCGGTCCTGGCGTTCATCACCAACGCTCCAGGCAACGAGCGCAGGGAACAGATGCAGACGTCTTTCCGGAAAAAACTCTCAATCTCACCGCAGTGCGACTTTGTGTCCGAGCTGGACATCTACGCTCGCCGCCTGTCCAAGGACAGCGTTTATGACATCAGTGAGGAGGTGGATGAAGAAGACATGGAGGTACTTTGAAGTGTCATTGCTATACAGTACAGGGCCAAAAAAACAATTAGATAATTATAGAAGACTGTAAGTTAGTTaagttgtatgttttttttcacagcaaTGCTTTGCAGATGATCGCGAAAACGTGTTTGAAACGACCTCGTGGAGCACCTACCTGCGCTACATCACCACCAACAGGAGTTTAGTCTACGTGCTCATATTTATCTTCCTGGTTTTTGCCATTGAGGTTTGTGTCCTAACGTTTACGTGTTCTTTTGTGTCAGATACAATTCTTAATTTGTCTTTCTGCCGTTAGGTTGCAGGATCAGTCGTTGGCATCTTCCTCATTACAGAGTAAGTCTTCCGATTCCTTAAAGACTTCTCAACCCATTCAGTAGATGTGGGATTTATTTACTCCACTGCAGAGAGTAGCAGGCGCCTCTTTCAGGTGCtacatttatgtattcatttgaCGTAAAcactgttttaattcattcattcattttctaccgtttatcctcatgagggtcacgtgggtgctggagcctatcccagctgtctttgggcgagaggcggggtacaccctggactggtcgccagccaatcacagggcacacatagacaaacaaccattcacactcacattcatacctatggacaatttggagtcaccaattaacctagcatgtttttggaatgtgggaggaaaccggagtacccggagaaaacccacgcatgcacggggagaacatgcaaactccacacagagatggccgagggtggaattgaactcgagtttctgcgcgctaaccactcgaccgccgtgcagcctaattattcttattatattattaattttcctAAATGTGAAAAGTCATGatagcaaacaaataaataatgttttaactttaataatgatttggaggaGATGAGAAAGTGATAAAGAAAACGtagctccggtttcctcccacattccaaaaacatgctaggttaattggcgactccaaattgtccataggtatgaatgtgagtgtgaatggttgtttgtctataggtgccctgtgattggctggcgaccagtccagggtgtatcccgcctctcacccaaagacagctgggatagtctccagcaccccccacgaccctcgtgaggaaaaagcggtagaaaatgaatgaatgaatgatacttcAAATTCAGCTCCTGCCATCTTGAAACGAAACTACATCAggaagttgcctacagccacagctattAAGACTCTACAGTTGCTTGAACATTTCCAAAGTTGTGTGGAAACTGCTTCTGTATACTAAATCCTTTACTTGTctgtgtcatcatcatcatcatcagtaccATCTGGAGGGACAGCGCCAACCCGTCCTCCCCGAACTACATCGACGAGCAGCACCCAAACGCCTCGTCGCCCCCCACGCACCTGGCGGTCATCGTGACGCCGACCAGTGCCTACTACATCATCTACATCTACGTGGCCACGTCGGAGAGCGTGCTGGCGTTGGGCTTCTTCCGAGGCCTGCCGCTAGTGCACACGCTGCTCACCGTGTCCAAGAGACTCCACGAGCAAATGCTGAGCTCCGTGCTGCGGGCCCCCATGGCGCTGCTAAACACTATGAAGACAGGTTGTGGAGGAACACGCTAATACATACAGTGCGGTGCCACCTGGAGGTCCAATTCAGGAACATGTTGTTTTTGCTGTGTGCCAGGACGCATCATGAACAGATTCACCAAGGATATGGCCACTATTGACGACATGCTGCCTCTGGTGCTCTTTGACCTCATACAGGTGCCACAAGACAACATTTATTTAAGGTTATGTTTCCTGGTTAAACATCTTTTGTCCCCTCGTTTCAGCTGACACTCATCGTCTTGGGCGCCATCTTCACTGTGTCCATCATGAGGCCATACATTTTCATCGCCGCCATCCCGTTGGCCGTCATCTTTGTCATCCTCAGGAAGTACTTCCTACGAACGGGCCAGCAGCTCAAGCTATTGGAGGCTGAAGGTGGGGttgtttgttgtcattatttttcaaaactACAAGAACTtttactgggcggcacggcggtctagtggttagcgcgcagacctcacagctaggagaccaagggttcaattccaccctcggagtttgcatgttctccccgtgcatgcggtttcctcccatattccaaaaatgttaattggcgactccaaattgtccataggtatgaatgtgagtgtgaatggttgtttgtctatatgtgccctgtgattggctggcgaccagtccagggtgtaccccgcctctcacccgaagacagctgggataggctccagcaccccccttgtgaggaaaaagcggtagaaaatgaatgaatgattgaaaagAACTTTTACTTTGATTTTGCAAGTGAGGGGATGGGGTTCTTCTGCCCCCCTTTGGCCAAAAATGAGTACAAcaacgataaaaaaaaaaagtacccggTGTGGCTCCCTAGATGGGGACTTTGGATTGAGTTCTGGACCCCTATGGAGTTcacctacacacaataaccggcacagaaagctttctagatcttccagactcttcACCTCTTCCAGTCGTGTTTTCTTGGATTTATTCCAACCTCGGCTCTCCTCCCGCCaagcccactccactgtgattggtcacactcttaAGCGCTCCCGAGAACTTCCGGAAACATAAGTCTGTGTTTattgagtgcaggcaatctgcagcccatgtAAGGATGTCCAGGTTGCAGTGACGTCAGTAGAACTTGTGAACttaggactcacttccaaatgcgcacaGCTCATTATCTGACGCATTGACACCGTTttacacaacaatacaacattctaacaacatgtacaggtcagaaaagaggaaaagtataataggtctcctttaacttACAAGATGATGTCACTATCTGCAACTATGTATATAACcacttttactgtattttatggtcAAAAAGATAAACGACAGGACACaattacacatatatatatatatatatatatttgtactccaaatgaactgaaaagtTAACTCAAGCTGAAAAACAGCATACATCTGAAAATCCATCTGCCCAATactagtctctttaatagtagcacaACATTTGAATCACTCACCTAGAGACAgcgccactgaggaaaagacaggaagcagaactggaggtagcagagatgaggatgctgaggttttcatcgggagtgaccaggatggataggatcaggaacgagtacatcagagagccattacatgttggagaccttggagataaaagtcagagaagccagactgagatgcttgggagagaggagagatagtgaatatattggtagaaggatgctgccaggtaggaggtgtagagcaggtgtgggcaaatatttggactcgagggccgcattgagttaacaaaattgtctggggggccagaacatatacgtatttaacacacacacactattttatgcttatcattttccttgaattatttgtctaattttatctgtaaaagtgttatcctatatcagttgtatgttctcatgtcccttttttaggagcactttaaacatcagaccacatcaaactatgtcatttaatttgacagttttgttgtttattttttactaaatcagacatccgacttgcaagtcatgttgccagtttgtatgttaaaagttgaagttacttagaaagcaactggcgggccggattcaaacgcttggtgggccgcatgtggcccccgggccgtagtttgcccacccctggtgtagaggaagaccaaagaggaggtttatggatgtagtgaaggaggacatgagggtagttggtgtgagagagacaaatgcagaagacagggttggagagaggagattgatttgctgtggggacccctgaagggaaaagcccaaagagaaagaagaatacTCGAACCATGTTATCAGGAGCCATAAAgagttgtgttcaaagacaccaagTAATTGATAATATGCGATACCTGTATACATAAACTAAATGAAACAACTGTatgtacaattatttaaaacatatgtaTGAGAATTTGTAGTATAATAATTGGACATTCTCTACATTTTAATCAAGTTTATCCGTTTTAAGGTGAGCGTAATAACTAGCTTACAGAGaaggtgaattttttttttcagaatttgtGGCACCTCCTGGTGGCCACGGCACGCTTAACAGTTGCTGCATAACTGGATGGAATAGTTTGGGTGAGACTGAAAACAACTGAGTGATGTTTCTAATATAATGACTAGTGTGAAAAATGAGTGAAAGTGTCAGCAGAAGCAACTCACAATCAAGTCAGAGGAGGAGGAAACCCGGTTTAGCCGAGGCAGAGCTGGCGGGCAGGCGGGCCgagaggtgaaaggtcaccctgatgaagaaaaacatgagAGAGGAAGAGCAAAGGGAAAGCATGGATGAAGTGACAACAGATGGAGGAAGTGTGTCATTGGCAAGTACAATAACACTGACACACATTTAGGGAATGTCGTGAAGTTATGTCTAAACGATTTctgacacatttttattgtttgagaTCATCACATTTTTGTTAGTGTTGTTTTATCCTCTTAGGATTTGATCTCTGCCACTTAGCTGAGCTAGCATCAatgtacagaaaaatgaataaactttgctttggttccgattttctacaagaaaagctctgataaaacattccactgtgctcaaatatcttactttttatttttctacacaaaataagatcaagaataaagaaaatcaatcaatcagtaataaataaatataataataataaaccgccaaatgataaaaaattaagaaaccacatatagttggtgggtagacaaattatttttttcagattaaaattaacaaagcattattggagccctgtagacatgacaaaacacgactatagtatatatataaacctaaacggtagcctccaagttatttcctttaaacttaaatagtcaaaaacttaccacttccacacgaatagggaggataactattaacagttatttaacctttaacatgaacattaatcaaacgtaatatttttttctgggtacatgataccatacagcggccatatcaaacttgcgcgggccgcactaacattaaactttcatatcaaggcgggggcctcaaactagtgtgtcctgcgggccacatttggcccacgggccgtgtgtttgagacccctggtttagtacCCATTTTACAGTATTTGCATCAGGCCACTGTGTTGATACTGTCGGGTCGTGAACCCAACAGTGCCTACGGGCCTCACTATTTGTCCTGAGGAACTGACGCAGACATTTGAGAAAATGCTGAGCAATCAGACACCGGTGAAGTAAAATTGCTGATTTTCTAAAGGGAGTCTGGAATTGTCTATTTCAGCCAAGCTTTTTGTGACCATGCTGCAACCATTAGAAGCAGCAGTGAATGTGCTGGTTATTAGCAAGTCACAGAAACAGCAGAAGCACAGGTCAATCTATCTGACGTCATGAAAGTGGCGAGTATTTCCATAGCCACATAGAACACTAGGGGCGCTGGGACGGTACGGAATGGGATTTCCTTCATCCCCATCCTGGTGTTGGCAGCGGAGACATGCCAGGAAATGATGACCATGAATCAGTCAAGAATAATGAGTCAAGCCTTACAACAATGTTCAATGATTGGAATGCAGACTTACTGTTTTGTGGATGCAGCGCCCCCTGTTGGTTAAAGGCTTGCACTGAGGAGAGAATGCCTGTAATGTGCAAAGATTGAATATTGGTGGATTATAATTTCTCCCAATGAGTTTAAGCTTTTGTAATGATTGAACACTAACAGCATTGTGCATGCTGACCTTGCAGCTCGCAGCCCCATCTTCTCGCACCTCATCATCTCGCTGAAGGGTCTGTGGACTATTCGGGCGTTCGGGCGTCAGACGTACTTTGAGATGCTCTTTCACAAGGccctcaacacacacacggctGCCTGGTTCCACTACCTGGCCACCCTGCGGTGGTTCCTCTTCCGATGTGACGTCATCTTTGTGCTCTTCTTCACCGCGGCCGCCTTCATCGCTGTGGGAACCAATCGTGAGTGACAATTGACCACAGCCTGTTGAACACACCAATACACCCAATACACTACAATAAATTAGgatattgtatactgtatacatacataatatatcaTAGGTGTAGTATGATGAATAAgaatttttgaaatgttttatttgattataGTCTAATTTGTATTGTTGGATttatgggtggcacggcggtcgagtggttagcgtgcggacctcacagctaggagaccagggttcaattccaccctcggccatctctgtgtggagtttgcatgttctccccgtgcatgcgtgggttttctccgggtactccggtttcctcccacattccaaaaacatgctaggttaattggtgactccaaattttccataggtatgaatgtgagtgtgaatggttgtttgtctatatgtgccctgtgattggctggcgaccagtccaggatgtaccccgcctctcgcccaaagacagctgggataggctccagcacccccgcgacccttgtgaggaaaagcggtagaaaatgaatgaatgaatgaatattattgaaaagttttatattattatattataatttgtattaattgttgGATTTATCAAGGCAAAATGACAAACACTGCAGGTGTGTTGATGTTGTGGACACGCTGCTACTGGATACCGTCATGTAAAGGCAGGAAGTGTGTGTAGATGTGGAggggaaacacacacacgtcattGGCCGTGTGTTGTTGAAGGCACATCGAAGAACAATTTAACACCAATGTTGAGTCATATCATTAGATTCTACGCACtgacgatgtgtgtgtgttttttttgtgtgtgtggacagaGGACAAACCGGGCGAGATCGGCATCATTGTGGCGTTGGCCATGCTCATCCTGGGGACATTCCAGTGGGCTGTCATCACCAGCATCACCGTGGATGGCCTGGTaggtttggtgtggaagaattagaatgtactgtaaatgctgAGTCAGCAGGCCTCTATCGCTCTGGTATGAAAACTGACATCTTGATCATTATACTGGCTAACTTAATTGGACACTTATTAGATAAGCTAagatttgtgtaaaaatgtgtcaaCACTGCAGAAAGATTCAATATCTGAAATCGAGCGcataagaaaaatacatataaaaaggTTTAAGAGCCATTtatcatgtaaataaatatttaaactatTATTTCAAGCATATATATCACATATGTACATAAACCTATCCAGCATAtttaaaaatcaatcagtaataaataaatataataataatgataataaaacggcaaataataaaaatttaagaaaccacatatagttggtgggtaggcaaattatttttttcagattaaaattaacaaagcattattagagccctgtagacatgacaaaacatgactatagtcacatatatactttttttatttacaacatattgcgcaactgcagggtcttgagacacatgctaactcgcaaactagagagctcgcgacctaaacggtagccttcaagttatttcctttaaacttaaatagccaaaaacttaccacttccacacggatagggaggataactattaacagttatttaacctttaacatgaacattaatcaaatgtaataattttttctgggtacatgataccatacagcatccatatcaaacttgcgcgggccacactaacattaaactttcatatcaaggcgggggcctcaaactagtgttctgcgggccacatttggcccgcgggccgcatgtttgaggcccctgccatAAAATATACCCTAGAATCTGCAGTATGTCCACAGATTTGTTGTATCTTCAAAAGCAATGGTCCTACATCCAGAAGAAATGGATCGTCTTGCCAATGTAAACATAAATCAAAATTTGCATTAAATTAAATgcagatttttgtaaaaaaaaataaattctacATTTTTCTCCTAAAAGTGTTAAAAGAAGTTAAGTGCTATCCATCCTGTCAATCAGATGCGTTCGGTGGACCGAGTGTTCAAGTTCATCGACCTTCCTTCAGAGGAGACATCGTCGTGCAATGGTGGAAAAGGAGGAGGTGACCTCGTCATTGACAACCCCCACGCTCACGACTGTTGGCCCAACAGAGGTCAAATGGACGTGAAGGGCCTCACTGTCAAGTACACGGAGGCCGGACGCTCCGTCCTCAGTGACATCAGCTTTTCAGTGGACGGCGGGCAGAGTGTAAGTTTGGatgcatagcatagcatagcataggaTAGCATAGCTAGATTTACCTGTTGTAAATCTATGTGTATTGCGCTCCGCCAGGTGGGCCTGCTGGGTCGCACTGGTTCAGGCAAGAGTACTCTGTTCTCAGCTCTGCTGCGTCTGGCCTCCACTGATGGAGACATCTGTGTGGATGGCGTCTCGTGGAGCTCTGTTTCCCTGCACACATGGAGGAAGGCCTTTGGAGTGGTGCCACaggtatgtaaaaaaaacttccactGCCATTTTAAGTGCTGGCAATCAAGACAATCAAGTCAAAAGAACGCAATCCTTCTACTGCTGGTTGTTTCTAATCTACAGAAAGTCTTCATCCTCACTGGAACATTTCGCATGAACTTGGATCCTCACGGACGCTACAGTGATGATGAGCTGTGGAGGGTCGCTGAGGAGGTCAGAGCACTTCCATCTTAATACATTAGGGTCATTAGGAGAAGGTCACAAGtccctgtttgtgtgtgtggtcaggTGGGCCTGAAGTCGGTGATTGAGCAGTTCCCGGACAAGTTGGACTTCCAGCTGGAAGATGGCGGCAACGTTCTGAGTAACGGCCACAAGCAGCTGATGTGTTTGGCTCGCTCCATCCTCAGCAAGGCCCGTATTCTCCTGCTGGACGAGCCCTCCGCCTACCTGGACCCCATGTATGTAACCACAACGTCCACATCTACTGTCCTATACTCAGCATGATCATGTCGTTATGTGTCCTCCAGAACTCTGCAGGTTCTAAGGAAGACACTGAAGCAGGCCTTCTCAGCCTGCACCGTAATCCTGTCGGAACATCGAGTGGAACCTCTGCTGGAGTGTCAGTCATTCCTGGTGAGAGCTTCTCTTTTCAACGTAACTCATCTTCCTTTATTATGGCATAGAGTACTTTATATTTAGAAgcacattttaagaaaaaatggCCAACAGTTGGCTGGACATGTAGAAGATACGTTttgaaaaagtcacatttgaccTTGTCAGATGATCGAGGGGAGCTCCATGAAGACATACGAGTCCATCCACAAGCTGCTGAATGAGACCAGTCACCTGAAGCAGGCCATGAGCCCCTCGGACCGCCTTCGCCTGGGACCCTCGCTACACCGCCTCA
This window harbors:
- the cftr gene encoding cystic fibrosis transmembrane conductance regulator — translated: MQKSPVEDVNFLSRFCFWWMSPLLRKGFRKKLDLTDVYKAPSYDLAGNLSERLEREWDREVVSAKDKPRLMRALARCFLGPFAFFGVLLYFGEASKTVQPQLLGRIISSFDPFHAPERSQGYFLALGLCLLFTARFLLLQPALFGLHHLGMQIRIALFSLIYKKTLKLSSKVLDKISTGQLVSLMSAHLNKLDESLGLAHFVWITPLQCILCVGLIWELIEVNGFCALAALTLLGIIQACLSQKMGPHRVKRAGMINRRLALTSEIVENIHSVKAYGWEEVMETIIKNIRQDEMTLTRKIGSLRYFYSAAYFFSAILVIVSAIVPHALSKGIILRRIFTTASYCMVLRMTLTRQLPGSIQMWYDTLALVNKIEEFLMKEEYRVLEYNLTTTELELVNVSASWDEGIGELFEKIKQENKANGHANGGLFFTNLYVTPVLKNISLHLEKGKMLAVAGSTGSGKSSLLMLILGELVPSEGKIRHSGRISFSSQTSWIMPGTIRDNILFGLTYDEYRYTSVIKACQLEEDFALLPEKDKTLLVEGGVTLSGGQRARLSLARAVYKDADLYLLDAPFTHLDIVTEKEIFEKCVCKLMASKTRIVVTSKLEHLKRADKILLLHNGDCYFYGTFSELQDQRPDFSSLLLGLEAYDNINAERRSSILTETLRRVSIDETAGFRGPESLRQSFRQPPPPLIVNGSQGHCGGDSYPEKRKQSLILNPLAAARKFSFIGNPQQNPNGTQAATIEDSVRDLSERKFSVVPEDDQVEEVLPRGNIYHHGLPHLSGQRRQSVLAFITNAPGNERREQMQTSFRKKLSISPQCDFVSELDIYARRLSKDSVYDISEEVDEEDMEQCFADDRENVFETTSWSTYLRYITTNRSLVYVLIFIFLVFAIEVAGSVVGIFLITDTIWRDSANPSSPNYIDEQHPNASSPPTHLAVIVTPTSAYYIIYIYVATSESVLALGFFRGLPLVHTLLTVSKRLHEQMLSSVLRAPMALLNTMKTGRIMNRFTKDMATIDDMLPLVLFDLIQLTLIVLGAIFTVSIMRPYIFIAAIPLAVIFVILRKYFLRTGQQLKLLEAEARSPIFSHLIISLKGLWTIRAFGRQTYFEMLFHKALNTHTAAWFHYLATLRWFLFRCDVIFVLFFTAAAFIAVGTNQDKPGEIGIIVALAMLILGTFQWAVITSITVDGLMRSVDRVFKFIDLPSEETSSCNGGKGGGDLVIDNPHAHDCWPNRGQMDVKGLTVKYTEAGRSVLSDISFSVDGGQSVGLLGRTGSGKSTLFSALLRLASTDGDICVDGVSWSSVSLHTWRKAFGVVPQKVFILTGTFRMNLDPHGRYSDDELWRVAEEVGLKSVIEQFPDKLDFQLEDGGNVLSNGHKQLMCLARSILSKARILLLDEPSAYLDPITLQVLRKTLKQAFSACTVILSEHRVEPLLECQSFLMIEGSSMKTYESIHKLLNETSHLKQAMSPSDRLRLGPSLHRLNSSKRAAPQSAKISSLPEEAEDDVLDTRL